A region of Haliotis asinina isolate JCU_RB_2024 chromosome 9, JCU_Hal_asi_v2, whole genome shotgun sequence DNA encodes the following proteins:
- the LOC137295964 gene encoding inner nuclear membrane protein Man1-like isoform X2, whose translation MAEKITDRELVDELKRFGETVSLPLKLGKRQIYIKKLNHYKSKANSGDQSTRKSTKGAHLDVLSSDDSDFESAGQPDRQRSKIVSGVSKSLRRRSTANTPITPPKPKPSSSRLSLGRPSLRSRKSEQTDDSPRITKLNARQFTSRLYPDLSDLNASGSLGNRSRVNETFESSDSDLDESTYEVENKSVNTTFTIESNNSLNDGKSRNRSYETKSNTSYSNHVTPVTHANSKRHTTNHTSSKHVNDSKKNYKLYPEHVSGGLLVIVGGFFLVLAVSYLFVRKDVILAWYSGIGDVKAVPKSTYLLCSHPDKTQECYGEPVVEKTMIVIRDLYDVLSSKKGLVVCGSAEEWEKNMSVEQFRTYVKNIKKNDLDIDELVKSCLDHIVLNPHWNIRPVNKEGEDTRIRDDIKHLESRVASMALLCRLQRSFYRVMGALAILILGCVLVFMLLKYLKWRSLAKEQELRHVYAMVDEIIDILKRHHDVTQGENGSHHQFLAVQHVRDQLLPPSRRKELQPIWDKAVQFIEKNESRIRLEEQTIEGEEFRVWRWIHNSPNGGKVWQGQAFGEHNDDSSNTVMYCPTPCLKIRNMFDADVEGEDPAWEVSIQDALLEKCKNIDSIFHIFVDKESREGCVYMKCSCCEAAGRARQALHGWWFDRRLVTVRYLKLDYYHNRFPESVDMKNPLLPSTNQMSSLSQPFYRSSLEMT comes from the exons ATGGCGGAGAAGATAACGGACCGAGAACTCGTGGACGAACTGAAGCGGTTTGGAGAAACAGTGAGTCTGCCATTGAAGCTGGGCAAGCGGCAGATATACATTAAAAAGCTGAATCATTACAAATCTAAGGCGAATAGCGGAGATCAGAGTACCAGGAAGTCTACAAAGGGTGCACACCTAGATGTTTTAAGCTCCGATGATAGCGACTTCGAAAGCGCGGGTCAGCCTGACCGCCAGAGATCCAAGATCGTTAGTGGGGTATCCAAGTCTCTTAGGCGCAGATCAACGGCAAACACACCTATCACTCCCCCAAAACCTAAACCATCTAGCAGCAGATTGTCGTTAGGCCGCCCTAGTTTGCGGTCCCGGAAATCAGAACAAACAGATGACTCTCCTCGTATCACGAAATTAAATGCACGTCAATTTACATCCCGATTGTACCCTGATTTGAGTGACCTCAACGCATCTGGCAGCCTTGGAAACAGATCCAGAGTTAATGAGACATTTGAGTCGTCAGACTCCGATCTCGATGAAAGTACATATGAAGTTGAGAACAAGTCTGTGAACACGACATTTACCATTGAAAGCAACAACAGTTTAAACGATGGCAAATCGCGGAATAGGTCGTATGAGACAAAGTCCAACACAAGTTACTCAAATCATGTCACCCCAGTTACACATGCTAACTCCAAACgtcacacaacaaaccatacatcATCCAAGCATGTAAATGACTCCAAGAAAAATTACAAACTCTACCCAGAGCATGTGTCTGGAGGTTTGCTTGTGATTGTCGGAGGGTTTTTCCTGGTTCTGGCCGTCAGTTACCTGTTCGTTAGGAAAGATGTCATCTTAGCCTGGTACAGCGGGATTGGAGATGTCAAAGCAG ttccCAAGAGTACCTATCTTCTTTGTTCACATCCAGACAAAACACAG GAATGTTATGGAGAGCCAGTGGTGGAGAAGACGATGATTGTCATTCGAGATTTGTATGATGTGTTAAGCAGTAAGAAAG GGTTAGTTGTGTGTGGCTCTGCGGAGGAGTGGGAGAAGAATATGTCCGTTGAACAGTTCAGAACTTATGTGAAGAACATCAAGAAGAATGATTTG GACATTGATGAGTTGGTGAAGTCTTGCCTAGATCACATTGTGCTGAATCCACACTGGAACATCAG ACCAGTAAACAAGGAAGGAGAGGACACCAGGATACGGGACGACATCAAGCACTTGGAATCGAGGGTGGCCTCTATGGCGCTCCTCTGTCGCCTTCAGAGATCCTTCTATCGGGTCATGGGGGCTCTCGCCATCTTAATTCTAG GCTGTGTGctggtgttcatgctgttgaaatATCTCAAGTGGCGAAGTCTGGCAAAGGAACAGGAACTGAGACACGTGTATGCCATGGTGGATGAAATCATAG ATATTCTCAAAAGACACCATGATGTCACGCAAGGAGAGAATGGAAGTCATCATCAGTTTCTGGCAGTGCAACATGTAAGGGACCAGCTGCTTCCCCCATCCAGGAG GAAGGAGTTGCAGCCTATCTGGGACAAGGCGGTACAGTTCATTGAGAAGAATGAGTCACGCATCCGTCTAGAGGAACAGACCATTGAGGGCGAGGAGTTCCGAGTCTGGAGATGGATACAT AATTCTCCAAATGGTGGCAAAGTTTGGCAAGGTCAAG CATTTGGTGAACACAATGATGACAGCTCCAACACGGTGATGTATTGTCCAACTCCATGTCTGAAGATACGAAACATGTTTGATGCTGATGT TGAGGGCGAGGATCCGGCCTGGGAAGTCAGTATTCAGGACGCCCTGCTAGAGAAGTGTAAAAACATAGATAGCATCTTCCACATCTTTGTCGACAAGgagtcaagggag GGCTGTGTCTACATGAAGTGTTCTTGTTGTGAAGCTGCTGGACGAGCAAGACAGGCTTTGCATGGATGGTGGTTTGATC GTCGCCTTGTGACTGTCCGTTACCTGAAGTTGGATTACTACCATAACAGATTCCCAGAGTCTGTGGACATGAAGAATCCACTCCTcccatcaaccaatcagatgtCCTCACTCTCTCAGCCATTTTACAGATCTTCTCTTGAAATGACCTAA
- the LOC137295964 gene encoding inner nuclear membrane protein Man1-like isoform X1, which translates to MAEKITDRELVDELKRFGETVSLPLKLGKRQIYIKKLNHYKSKANSGDQSTRKSTKGAHLDVLSSDDSDFESAGQPDRQRSKIVSGVSKSLRRRSTANTPITPPKPKPSSSRLSLGRPSLRSRKSEQTDDSPRITKLNARQFTSRLYPDLSDLNASGSLGNRSRVNETFESSDSDLDESTYEVENKSVNTTFTIESNNSLNDGKSRNRSYETKSNTSYSNHVTPVTHANSKRHTTNHTSSKHVNDSKKNYKLYPEHVSGGLLVIVGGFFLVLAVSYLFVRKDVILAWYSGIGDVKAVPKSTYLLCSHPDKTQECYGEPVVEKTMIVIRDLYDVLSSKKGLVVCGSAEEWEKNMSVEQFRTYVKNIKKNDLVRKGEDIDELVKSCLDHIVLNPHWNIRPVNKEGEDTRIRDDIKHLESRVASMALLCRLQRSFYRVMGALAILILGCVLVFMLLKYLKWRSLAKEQELRHVYAMVDEIIDILKRHHDVTQGENGSHHQFLAVQHVRDQLLPPSRRKELQPIWDKAVQFIEKNESRIRLEEQTIEGEEFRVWRWIHNSPNGGKVWQGQAFGEHNDDSSNTVMYCPTPCLKIRNMFDADVEGEDPAWEVSIQDALLEKCKNIDSIFHIFVDKESREGCVYMKCSCCEAAGRARQALHGWWFDRRLVTVRYLKLDYYHNRFPESVDMKNPLLPSTNQMSSLSQPFYRSSLEMT; encoded by the exons ATGGCGGAGAAGATAACGGACCGAGAACTCGTGGACGAACTGAAGCGGTTTGGAGAAACAGTGAGTCTGCCATTGAAGCTGGGCAAGCGGCAGATATACATTAAAAAGCTGAATCATTACAAATCTAAGGCGAATAGCGGAGATCAGAGTACCAGGAAGTCTACAAAGGGTGCACACCTAGATGTTTTAAGCTCCGATGATAGCGACTTCGAAAGCGCGGGTCAGCCTGACCGCCAGAGATCCAAGATCGTTAGTGGGGTATCCAAGTCTCTTAGGCGCAGATCAACGGCAAACACACCTATCACTCCCCCAAAACCTAAACCATCTAGCAGCAGATTGTCGTTAGGCCGCCCTAGTTTGCGGTCCCGGAAATCAGAACAAACAGATGACTCTCCTCGTATCACGAAATTAAATGCACGTCAATTTACATCCCGATTGTACCCTGATTTGAGTGACCTCAACGCATCTGGCAGCCTTGGAAACAGATCCAGAGTTAATGAGACATTTGAGTCGTCAGACTCCGATCTCGATGAAAGTACATATGAAGTTGAGAACAAGTCTGTGAACACGACATTTACCATTGAAAGCAACAACAGTTTAAACGATGGCAAATCGCGGAATAGGTCGTATGAGACAAAGTCCAACACAAGTTACTCAAATCATGTCACCCCAGTTACACATGCTAACTCCAAACgtcacacaacaaaccatacatcATCCAAGCATGTAAATGACTCCAAGAAAAATTACAAACTCTACCCAGAGCATGTGTCTGGAGGTTTGCTTGTGATTGTCGGAGGGTTTTTCCTGGTTCTGGCCGTCAGTTACCTGTTCGTTAGGAAAGATGTCATCTTAGCCTGGTACAGCGGGATTGGAGATGTCAAAGCAG ttccCAAGAGTACCTATCTTCTTTGTTCACATCCAGACAAAACACAG GAATGTTATGGAGAGCCAGTGGTGGAGAAGACGATGATTGTCATTCGAGATTTGTATGATGTGTTAAGCAGTAAGAAAG GGTTAGTTGTGTGTGGCTCTGCGGAGGAGTGGGAGAAGAATATGTCCGTTGAACAGTTCAGAACTTATGTGAAGAACATCAAGAAGAATGATTTGGTACGTAAAGGCGAG GACATTGATGAGTTGGTGAAGTCTTGCCTAGATCACATTGTGCTGAATCCACACTGGAACATCAG ACCAGTAAACAAGGAAGGAGAGGACACCAGGATACGGGACGACATCAAGCACTTGGAATCGAGGGTGGCCTCTATGGCGCTCCTCTGTCGCCTTCAGAGATCCTTCTATCGGGTCATGGGGGCTCTCGCCATCTTAATTCTAG GCTGTGTGctggtgttcatgctgttgaaatATCTCAAGTGGCGAAGTCTGGCAAAGGAACAGGAACTGAGACACGTGTATGCCATGGTGGATGAAATCATAG ATATTCTCAAAAGACACCATGATGTCACGCAAGGAGAGAATGGAAGTCATCATCAGTTTCTGGCAGTGCAACATGTAAGGGACCAGCTGCTTCCCCCATCCAGGAG GAAGGAGTTGCAGCCTATCTGGGACAAGGCGGTACAGTTCATTGAGAAGAATGAGTCACGCATCCGTCTAGAGGAACAGACCATTGAGGGCGAGGAGTTCCGAGTCTGGAGATGGATACAT AATTCTCCAAATGGTGGCAAAGTTTGGCAAGGTCAAG CATTTGGTGAACACAATGATGACAGCTCCAACACGGTGATGTATTGTCCAACTCCATGTCTGAAGATACGAAACATGTTTGATGCTGATGT TGAGGGCGAGGATCCGGCCTGGGAAGTCAGTATTCAGGACGCCCTGCTAGAGAAGTGTAAAAACATAGATAGCATCTTCCACATCTTTGTCGACAAGgagtcaagggag GGCTGTGTCTACATGAAGTGTTCTTGTTGTGAAGCTGCTGGACGAGCAAGACAGGCTTTGCATGGATGGTGGTTTGATC GTCGCCTTGTGACTGTCCGTTACCTGAAGTTGGATTACTACCATAACAGATTCCCAGAGTCTGTGGACATGAAGAATCCACTCCTcccatcaaccaatcagatgtCCTCACTCTCTCAGCCATTTTACAGATCTTCTCTTGAAATGACCTAA